A single Pseudanabaenaceae cyanobacterium SKYG29 DNA region contains:
- a CDS encoding site-specific DNA-methyltransferase, with protein MDPDNYVEWFLPIAAELKRVLVEDGTFILNIKEKVVEGERHTYVLELILALKRQGWLWTEEFIWHKKNCAPGKWPNRFRDAWERCLQFNKQKKFKMNQEAVMVPTGEWAKSRLRHLGSNDRIRFNSQVGSGFGKNIANWLGREMAYPTNVLHLATECGNKQHSATFPKALPTWFIKLFSDEGDLVLDPFVGSGTTCVCAAEMNRHYIGIEIKEEYYKIALANLSCLTSNFIQTSLV; from the coding sequence ATAGACCCCGATAACTATGTTGAGTGGTTTTTGCCGATTGCCGCTGAACTAAAGCGGGTTTTGGTAGAAGATGGCACTTTTATTCTAAACATCAAAGAAAAGGTAGTGGAAGGGGAAAGACATACTTACGTTTTGGAGCTAATTTTAGCCTTAAAACGACAAGGGTGGTTATGGACTGAAGAGTTTATTTGGCATAAAAAGAATTGTGCTCCTGGGAAATGGCCCAATCGGTTTCGGGATGCCTGGGAAAGATGCCTGCAATTTAACAAACAGAAAAAGTTTAAGATGAATCAGGAGGCTGTAATGGTTCCTACAGGAGAATGGGCAAAAAGTAGGCTTAGGCATTTGGGGAGTAATGACAGAATAAGATTTAACTCCCAAGTAGGTAGCGGTTTTGGTAAAAATATTGCTAATTGGTTGGGTAGAGAGATGGCTTATCCTACTAACGTTTTACATCTAGCTACAGAGTGCGGTAACAAACAACACAGTGCTACTTTTCCCAAAGCATTACCTACATGGTTCATCAAGCTATTTTCTGATGAGGGGGATTTAGTTTTAGACCCGTTCGTTGGCTCCGGTACGACTTGTGTATGTGCTGCAGAAATGAATCGACATTACATTGGTATTGAAATTAAGGAAGAATACTACAAAATTGCACTGGCTAATCTTAGTTGTTTAACAAGTAACTTTATACAGACTTCTTTAGTATGA
- a CDS encoding DUF4912 domain-containing protein, with product MAQERPPLEEMTLRQLRKIASEYAISRYSRMRKSQLLKAIQAAKLGDLVRKHEPQPMEERETVEAKKFELGQASAAVVAEATELAMVDWNLGDLPAGYGEPRIVLLPRDPQWAYAYWDIPDSAKEACRRQGGQQLALRIYDVTDINLDYQMPHTVQEYACDEMAREWYLPIPMSDRSYVVEIGYRTNDGRWLMLARSASIHVPPVYPTDWTEDYFLSIPWEQTLIGRTFFTLMPKQRTGVRPAEATAIMEQRQPGSIFGSMQMAEQAVSSFAVPGSVHMSGVGMEKAVPGSVQLTASGVGLGVPGSMQLSMSGVGFETRIPGSVHLSMSGVGFETRLPGSVQLSMSGVGLETFVPGSVQLTASGLGFLSLSGVGLYSESGVGYLTASGLGLLTLSGIGLFSAAVPQRPRQFWLVADAELIVYGATEPDATVTIGGQRIELNPDGTFRHHMSFQDGVIDYPILAVAADGVQTRSIHMRFERQTLERRTNTKEEAIPEWIRE from the coding sequence ATGGCTCAGGAACGCCCGCCCTTGGAGGAGATGACCTTGCGCCAGTTGCGGAAGATAGCGTCTGAGTATGCGATTTCCCGTTACAGTCGGATGCGGAAGTCCCAACTACTCAAGGCTATTCAAGCAGCTAAGCTTGGTGATCTCGTACGTAAACATGAACCCCAACCTATGGAAGAGAGAGAGACTGTGGAAGCAAAGAAGTTTGAATTAGGACAAGCAAGCGCAGCAGTGGTGGCAGAGGCAACGGAGCTGGCAATGGTGGACTGGAATCTGGGTGACCTCCCCGCAGGCTACGGGGAACCCCGCATTGTCCTATTACCCCGTGACCCCCAATGGGCTTATGCCTACTGGGATATTCCTGACAGTGCCAAGGAAGCCTGTCGCCGCCAAGGGGGACAACAACTAGCTCTGCGCATCTACGATGTCACAGACATCAACCTAGACTACCAAATGCCCCATACTGTCCAGGAATATGCCTGTGATGAGATGGCGAGGGAGTGGTATTTACCCATTCCCATGAGCGATCGGAGCTATGTTGTAGAAATTGGCTATCGCACCAATGATGGGCGTTGGCTGATGTTAGCCCGCTCGGCTTCTATTCATGTCCCCCCTGTCTATCCCACCGATTGGACAGAAGACTATTTCCTGTCAATTCCCTGGGAACAAACCCTAATTGGACGCACCTTCTTTACCCTCATGCCCAAACAGCGGACAGGTGTACGTCCCGCCGAGGCAACAGCAATCATGGAACAAAGGCAACCCGGTTCTATTTTTGGTTCCATGCAGATGGCAGAGCAGGCTGTTAGTTCCTTTGCTGTACCTGGGTCTGTGCATATGTCTGGGGTGGGCATGGAAAAAGCGGTGCCTGGTTCCGTGCAACTGACTGCCAGTGGTGTAGGGTTAGGTGTACCTGGCTCGATGCAATTGTCCATGTCCGGTGTGGGCTTCGAGACCCGTATCCCTGGTTCTGTACATCTATCCATGTCTGGTGTGGGCTTCGAAACCCGCCTACCTGGTTCGGTGCAGCTCTCTATGTCAGGCGTGGGCTTGGAAACCTTTGTCCCTGGGTCTGTACAGTTAACTGCCAGTGGTCTGGGCTTCCTCTCCCTGTCTGGCGTAGGTCTCTACAGTGAATCGGGTGTGGGTTACCTCACTGCCTCTGGTCTAGGGCTGCTGACCCTCTCCGGTATCGGTCTATTCTCTGCAGCTGTGCCCCAACGTCCCCGCCAGTTCTGGTTAGTAGCGGATGCGGAACTGATTGTCTACGGCGCGACGGAACCTGACGCCACCGTCACGATCGGTGGGCAGCGTATCGAACTGAACCCCGATGGCACTTTCCGTCACCACATGTCTTTCCAAGACGGTGTAATTGACTATCCAATTTTGGCGGTGGCAGCAGACGGTGTGCAGACCCGATCGATTCATATGCGGTTTGAGCGTCAGACGTTGGAACGCCGTACTAACACTAAGGAAGAGGCAATTCCAGAGTGGATTCGGGAATAG
- a CDS encoding penicillin-binding protein 1A, whose amino-acid sequence MLKDSLQEVELVAPDLGQLVRQTVGRVLFGGALLVGSALAGGIVGLALSFRDLPDVRVLKVYAPSETSYIYDINGELIARLHGDVNREVVPLERISPHLKRAVLAIEDSYFLQHKGIDPVGIARALVVNLQSKTTKEGGSTLTQQLVKNLFLTNEISLSRKLAEAVLALRVEQIFDKNQILEMYLNQVYWGENTNGAETAAQHYFGKSAAELTLAESAMMAGIIQAPSIYNPFANFKLAKQRQAIVLNRMREINWITEEEYQQAKNEPIKLGKGISFEASRVPYVTQAVAAELEERFGLDAVLKGGLRVKTTIDLKLQRIAEKVAQEGHESLVYQGVGAGQLALVAVDTSNGFVKALVGGVGPFQKNQFNRAVQAQRQMGSSFKPFVYYSAFATGNWSPDSVINDSPISFPDGDGYYSPQNYDNTFAGPMSIRQAVAVSRNIPAILLGEYVGIKRVIEDCRKMGITSPLPPVISLPLGSADITPIEAAGAYAMFANGGYKVRPTLIAQVTDSRGNVILDNTNLPKEVALNPYAVAMVNDVLRAVVTSGTGTAAQLSDGRPVAGKTGTTSDFRDAWFVGYVPQMAVAVWIGNDDYSPMAYGTTGGVHVAPIWRRFMEQAMAGQPIKNFPDPSQIK is encoded by the coding sequence ATGTTAAAAGACAGTTTACAGGAAGTAGAGCTAGTAGCGCCAGACTTGGGTCAGCTGGTTCGCCAGACGGTGGGGCGGGTTCTGTTCGGGGGCGCACTGTTGGTCGGCTCAGCCCTGGCGGGGGGAATTGTAGGGTTAGCCCTGAGTTTCCGTGATTTGCCCGATGTGCGAGTGCTCAAGGTCTATGCCCCTTCTGAGACTTCCTACATCTATGACATCAATGGCGAACTAATTGCTAGGCTACATGGGGACGTCAACCGCGAAGTCGTGCCCCTAGAACGTATTTCCCCCCACCTCAAACGGGCAGTACTGGCGATCGAGGACTCCTATTTTTTGCAACATAAAGGCATTGACCCTGTGGGAATTGCCCGCGCTTTAGTAGTGAATCTGCAGAGCAAAACTACCAAGGAGGGGGGATCGACTCTTACTCAGCAATTAGTTAAGAACCTATTTCTGACTAATGAAATTAGTTTAAGTCGTAAACTAGCGGAAGCGGTGCTGGCTTTGCGGGTGGAACAGATATTTGACAAGAATCAAATCCTGGAAATGTACCTCAATCAGGTGTACTGGGGGGAAAATACCAACGGTGCTGAAACAGCGGCACAACACTACTTTGGCAAATCGGCAGCCGAACTTACTTTGGCAGAATCAGCTATGATGGCAGGCATTATCCAAGCTCCCTCAATTTATAATCCCTTTGCTAACTTCAAATTGGCAAAACAACGACAAGCGATCGTGCTCAACCGTATGCGGGAAATCAACTGGATTACGGAGGAGGAATACCAACAGGCAAAGAATGAACCCATCAAGTTAGGTAAAGGGATTTCCTTTGAAGCTAGTCGTGTACCCTATGTTACTCAAGCAGTAGCAGCGGAATTGGAAGAGCGGTTTGGGCTAGATGCGGTACTGAAGGGGGGGCTGCGGGTGAAAACTACGATCGACCTCAAGTTGCAGCGCATAGCGGAGAAGGTTGCCCAAGAGGGGCATGAATCCCTGGTGTATCAGGGGGTGGGGGCAGGGCAGTTGGCGTTGGTAGCGGTGGATACCAGTAATGGTTTTGTCAAGGCGTTGGTGGGGGGTGTGGGGCCATTTCAGAAAAATCAATTCAATCGAGCGGTACAGGCCCAAAGACAGATGGGGTCTTCCTTTAAGCCCTTTGTCTATTACTCCGCCTTTGCTACAGGGAACTGGTCCCCTGATTCTGTCATTAATGATTCGCCCATTAGTTTTCCTGACGGTGACGGCTATTACTCTCCCCAAAATTATGACAACACTTTTGCTGGACCGATGAGCATTCGCCAGGCGGTGGCAGTCTCCCGCAATATCCCTGCTATTTTACTGGGTGAGTATGTAGGGATTAAACGAGTGATCGAAGACTGTCGCAAGATGGGCATTACTAGCCCTCTACCCCCTGTAATTTCCCTGCCCTTAGGGTCAGCAGATATAACACCGATCGAGGCAGCAGGAGCCTATGCCATGTTTGCCAATGGCGGTTACAAAGTGCGCCCGACTCTGATTGCCCAAGTGACAGATAGTAGGGGGAATGTCATTTTAGATAACACCAATTTGCCCAAGGAAGTAGCGCTAAACCCCTATGCGGTGGCGATGGTCAATGATGTGTTGCGGGCAGTAGTTACGAGTGGTACAGGGACAGCAGCGCAACTCTCCGATGGTCGACCTGTAGCGGGTAAAACCGGTACAACTTCTGATTTTCGCGACGCTTGGTTCGTAGGTTACGTGCCGCAGATGGCAGTGGCAGTTTGGATTGGCAACGATGACTATTCCCCTATGGCTTATGGCACTACTGGTGGTGTGCACGTAGCTCCTATCTGGCGGAGATTTATGGAACAGGCTATGGCAGGGCAACCCATTAAAAACTTTCCTGACCCCAGTCAAATTAAGTGA
- a CDS encoding B12-binding domain-containing radical SAM protein, whose protein sequence is MSKKSGKFSQREHNSLATAKQRKTLSDYAKDEILLFEPAVRESHRAAVRESHRAAVRESHRATVPSPDSLAIVYAFPNTYSVGITSLGYQMIWASLATRSDVAVYRWFTDVADPLPPAIDLWGFSFSWELDFVHILSALKQLGIPWHSQDRDISCPLVFGGGAVLTANPEPYASWFDFILLGDGEELIPEMIAAFKEVRGASRQAKLERLAQVPGIYVPQGYQVDYHDRQGKLKSITPLSSAFPPTVTKRSYRGNVLSASTVVTPHSAWENIYMVEVVRSCPEMCRFCLASYLTLPFRVASVEGSLLPAIERGFAVTNRIGLLGASITQHPEFEQVLDYIDQPQFADLRLSLASVRTNTLTVRLCEILSRHDSRSVTIAIESGSERLRQIINKKLSNEEIKQAVANAQAGGLKGIKFYGMVGVPGEDMADLEATIGLLRELKKIAPQLKLTLGCSTFVPKAHTPWQWCGIDRQGDKKLQYLQKHLAPQGIDLRPESYKDSLIQGLLSRGDRRLTPLLELVWQYSQGDVPSDGMYKRAYKDLQAQLPPLDYYLHDRWQETDILPWQHLRTALSPEQLQRHYHQSQSLVS, encoded by the coding sequence ATGTCGAAAAAATCAGGGAAGTTCTCCCAGCGTGAGCACAACTCCCTTGCTACAGCTAAACAGAGGAAGACCCTGAGTGATTACGCCAAGGATGAAATTCTACTGTTTGAACCTGCGGTTCGCGAGTCTCACCGAGCGGCGGTTCGCGAGTCTCACCGAGCGGCGGTTCGCGAGTCTCACCGAGCGACTGTCCCCTCCCCCGATAGCTTAGCGATCGTCTATGCCTTTCCCAACACCTACAGCGTGGGCATCACTAGCTTGGGCTACCAGATGATCTGGGCGAGTTTGGCGACCCGATCGGATGTAGCAGTCTATCGCTGGTTTACGGATGTGGCTGATCCCCTGCCCCCTGCCATTGACCTGTGGGGTTTCTCTTTTAGTTGGGAGTTGGATTTTGTCCATATCCTCAGCGCCCTCAAACAGTTGGGCATCCCCTGGCATAGTCAAGACCGAGACATCTCATGTCCCCTCGTCTTTGGCGGCGGAGCTGTGTTAACGGCAAATCCCGAACCCTATGCCTCCTGGTTTGATTTCATCCTCCTGGGTGATGGGGAAGAACTAATTCCGGAAATGATAGCCGCGTTTAAGGAAGTGCGGGGAGCTAGTCGCCAAGCAAAACTGGAACGTCTTGCCCAAGTCCCAGGCATCTACGTGCCCCAGGGCTACCAGGTGGATTACCACGATCGGCAGGGCAAGCTAAAAAGTATTACCCCCCTCTCCTCCGCTTTTCCCCCTACCGTAACCAAACGCAGCTATCGCGGTAATGTCCTGTCGGCTTCCACGGTAGTGACTCCCCACAGCGCCTGGGAAAATATCTACATGGTGGAAGTGGTGCGCAGTTGCCCCGAAATGTGCCGCTTTTGTCTAGCCAGTTACCTCACCCTCCCTTTTCGCGTTGCCAGCGTGGAAGGCAGTTTGCTCCCAGCGATCGAGCGGGGTTTTGCCGTTACCAACCGTATTGGTCTTCTGGGGGCTTCCATCACGCAGCATCCAGAATTTGAGCAGGTTTTAGACTACATTGACCAACCCCAATTTGCCGACCTCCGCCTAAGTCTAGCCTCTGTGCGCACTAACACCCTCACTGTCCGCCTCTGTGAAATTCTCAGTCGCCATGACAGCCGATCGGTCACGATCGCCATAGAAAGCGGGTCAGAACGTCTACGGCAAATCATCAACAAAAAACTAAGCAATGAGGAAATTAAGCAGGCCGTTGCCAATGCCCAGGCAGGGGGACTCAAAGGGATTAAATTCTACGGTATGGTGGGTGTCCCAGGGGAAGACATGGCAGATTTAGAAGCAACGATCGGTCTGCTGCGGGAACTGAAAAAAATTGCTCCCCAACTCAAACTCACCCTCGGTTGTAGCACCTTTGTCCCCAAAGCCCATACCCCTTGGCAGTGGTGCGGTATTGATAGACAGGGCGATAAAAAATTGCAATACCTGCAAAAACACCTGGCTCCCCAGGGCATTGATTTGCGTCCCGAAAGTTACAAAGACTCCCTGATTCAAGGGTTGCTATCAAGGGGCGACCGGCGCTTGACTCCCCTATTGGAACTGGTGTGGCAATACAGTCAGGGAGATGTTCCCAGCGATGGTATGTACAAACGTGCCTACAAAGACCTGCAAGCCCAACTCCCCCCCCTTGATTACTACCTCCACGATCGGTGGCAGGAAACAGACATTTTGCCCTGGCAACATCTACGCACCGCCCTCAGCCCCGAACAACTGCAACGGCATTACCATCAATCTCAAAGCCTGGTAAGTTAG
- the hemB gene encoding porphobilinogen synthase: protein MELTHRPRRLRRTPAIRRLVRETVLTTNDLIYPLFVMEGENQVVEVPSMPGSYRFTIDRLLTEVKEAYELGISAVALFPVVPEEKKDNSGTESFNPDGLIQRTIRALKQNIPDVLVFSDVALDPYTTHGHDGVRSEDGEILNDETVEVLVKMAVSHAQAGADFVSPSDMMDGRVGAIRAELDASGFDRVGILAYSAKYASAYYGPFRDALGSAPKSGDKKTYQMDCGNSREALKEVFLDIEEGADMVMVKPALAYLDIIHAVKMATDVPVVAYNVSGEYAMIKAADRLGWIDGKKVMLETLLAMKRAGADIILTYFAKEVAQIIGKHPEL, encoded by the coding sequence ATGGAACTAACCCATCGTCCCCGTCGCCTACGGCGTACACCTGCTATTCGCCGCCTCGTCCGCGAAACTGTCCTCACCACCAATGACCTGATTTACCCCCTCTTCGTCATGGAAGGAGAAAACCAAGTCGTAGAAGTGCCCTCCATGCCCGGCAGTTATCGCTTCACCATCGATCGGTTGCTCACAGAAGTCAAGGAAGCCTACGAGTTGGGAATCAGTGCCGTTGCCCTCTTCCCTGTCGTACCAGAAGAAAAGAAAGACAACAGTGGCACCGAGAGCTTCAACCCCGATGGATTGATCCAACGCACTATCCGCGCCCTCAAACAAAACATCCCCGATGTACTGGTATTTAGCGATGTCGCCCTTGACCCCTACACCACCCATGGGCACGACGGCGTACGGAGTGAAGACGGGGAAATCCTCAACGATGAAACCGTAGAGGTCCTGGTGAAGATGGCTGTTTCCCACGCCCAAGCCGGTGCCGATTTCGTCAGTCCCTCCGACATGATGGACGGTAGAGTAGGAGCAATTCGCGCCGAACTAGATGCCAGTGGCTTCGATCGGGTGGGCATCCTTGCCTATTCTGCCAAATACGCCTCCGCCTACTACGGTCCCTTCCGCGATGCCCTCGGTTCAGCCCCCAAATCAGGGGATAAGAAAACCTACCAGATGGACTGTGGCAACAGCCGTGAAGCCCTCAAGGAAGTCTTTTTAGACATCGAAGAAGGGGCAGACATGGTCATGGTCAAACCCGCCCTGGCCTACCTGGACATCATCCACGCTGTGAAAATGGCAACCGATGTCCCTGTGGTGGCTTACAACGTCTCTGGGGAATACGCCATGATCAAAGCTGCCGATCGGTTGGGGTGGATTGATGGCAAAAAAGTCATGCTAGAAACCCTTCTGGCAATGAAGCGGGCAGGAGCAGACATAATTCTTACCTACTTTGCCAAGGAAGTCGCCCAAATAATCGGCAAGCACCCTGAACTGTAG
- a CDS encoding 2TM domain-containing protein — translation MNSYTELEVQQILQKALLRSQKTGEKLSRAQVEEIARELGVSPEDFALAEKEWQEEKQLQSDLMEFIQVARRRFRDGLVTYVVVNAVFLSLNFFTARAITWAIYPLLIWGVFVALEGWSVFVTDGSMFERKFQEWYKRKQQERMTQELKQKLVTTATVMTDKVGKTVVSLTDRLTQKLSQKVEQWLDDKQKQ, via the coding sequence ATGAACAGCTACACGGAGTTAGAAGTACAGCAAATTCTGCAAAAGGCACTTCTCCGCAGTCAGAAGACGGGGGAAAAACTCTCCCGTGCGCAAGTGGAAGAAATTGCTAGGGAATTGGGGGTCTCGCCAGAAGACTTTGCCCTAGCGGAAAAGGAATGGCAAGAGGAAAAACAACTACAGTCTGACTTGATGGAATTCATCCAGGTGGCGCGGCGCCGTTTCCGTGATGGATTGGTCACCTATGTTGTAGTTAATGCTGTTTTTCTGAGTCTCAACTTCTTCACTGCTAGGGCTATCACCTGGGCAATTTATCCTCTCCTTATTTGGGGTGTGTTTGTAGCGCTAGAGGGCTGGTCGGTCTTTGTCACTGATGGGTCAATGTTTGAAAGGAAGTTCCAAGAGTGGTACAAACGAAAACAGCAGGAAAGGATGACTCAAGAGTTGAAGCAGAAGTTGGTAACCACGGCTACGGTAATGACGGACAAGGTGGGGAAGACAGTGGTTAGCTTGACCGATCGTTTAACGCAAAAACTGTCCCAAAAAGTTGAACAATGGTTGGATGACAAACAGAAACAGTAA
- the hisG gene encoding ATP phosphoribosyltransferase — protein sequence MLTFAIPKGSLLQDSIRLLQTIGLDFSPFLDESNRLLQITDPQGKAKAMLVRAQDVPVYVEYGEAHLGIAGEDVLREKMPKVARLLDLQFGHCRMSIAVPQSSPYRSGLSLPPHSRIASKSVRITQEYFASIDLPVEIIPLYGSVELAPITGMADAIVDLVSTGRTLRENGLIEIEVLFHSTARLIAHTLSYRLDRENINTYVEKIREVLPA from the coding sequence ATGCTGACTTTCGCTATTCCCAAAGGCTCTCTCCTGCAGGACTCTATTCGTCTGTTGCAAACGATCGGTTTGGATTTTTCCCCGTTTTTGGATGAGTCGAACCGCCTGTTACAGATTACTGATCCCCAGGGCAAAGCCAAGGCGATGTTGGTGCGGGCGCAGGATGTGCCAGTGTATGTGGAGTATGGAGAAGCTCACCTAGGGATTGCGGGGGAAGATGTGCTGCGAGAGAAAATGCCTAAGGTTGCCCGTCTTTTGGATTTGCAGTTTGGTCACTGTCGCATGTCCATTGCTGTGCCCCAGAGTAGTCCCTACCGATCGGGTTTGAGTTTGCCCCCCCACAGCCGCATCGCTTCTAAGTCTGTGCGTATCACCCAGGAATATTTCGCCAGTATTGACTTGCCTGTAGAAATCATCCCCCTCTACGGCTCAGTGGAGTTAGCGCCAATTACAGGTATGGCAGACGCGATCGTCGATTTGGTTTCCACAGGACGCACCCTCAGAGAAAATGGCTTGATTGAAATTGAGGTTCTTTTCCACAGTACTGCTCGCTTAATTGCCCATACCCTGAGTTATCGTCTCGATCGGGAAAACATCAATACCTATGTCGAAAAAATCAGGGAAGTTCTCCCAGCGTGA
- the pgl gene encoding 6-phosphogluconolactonase translates to MTIEVLADVSEIVARARSLLLSAIEQKGKDRFTLVVAGGSTPKPLYESLAKADLDTSRLHIFWGDERYVPPDDPQSNERMVREAWLDRVGFPAENIHPMPTHFANPEEAASEYQSQLESFFGLTPPALPVFDFVILGMGDDGHTASLFPHTEALQVQDRWVTVGKKDNQPRLTLTFPVINSARQIVFLVSGANKNKAFQAVHAKVGDSNQYPARLIKGNVVWLVDRAAFGNGL, encoded by the coding sequence ATGACTATAGAGGTTCTTGCAGATGTATCTGAGATAGTGGCACGGGCACGATCGTTGCTCCTCAGCGCCATCGAACAGAAAGGCAAAGATAGATTTACCCTCGTGGTGGCGGGAGGAAGTACTCCTAAACCACTGTATGAATCTCTGGCAAAGGCAGACCTGGATACGTCACGCTTGCATATATTTTGGGGTGATGAACGCTATGTTCCCCCTGATGATCCCCAGAGCAATGAACGTATGGTGAGGGAAGCCTGGCTCGATCGGGTAGGTTTCCCGGCTGAGAATATTCATCCTATGCCCACGCATTTTGCCAATCCAGAAGAGGCAGCCAGCGAGTATCAAAGTCAGCTAGAATCTTTCTTTGGTCTTACTCCCCCTGCTTTACCAGTCTTTGATTTTGTGATCTTAGGTATGGGAGATGACGGTCATACTGCGTCTTTGTTTCCCCATACTGAGGCTTTGCAGGTACAGGATCGATGGGTAACTGTTGGCAAAAAAGACAACCAACCCCGTCTTACTCTCACTTTTCCTGTGATCAACAGTGCTAGACAAATTGTCTTTTTAGTCAGTGGTGCTAACAAAAATAAGGCATTCCAAGCTGTTCATGCCAAAGTAGGTGATAGCAATCAATATCCAGCACGTTTGATTAAAGGCAATGTGGTGTGGCTAGTCGATCGTGCTGCCTTCGGCAATGGTTTGTAG
- a CDS encoding trypsin-like peptidase domain-containing protein — translation MPWWKKVLLHAASVLLGVVMGAWGVLASMSTTTTELTPPANQPKAIAVQEARSLPSAPTNLNFIADAVSKTGAAVVRINASRLVTSSDPVPDIFNDPFFRDFFGDTFPFPRQPRERVERGTGSGFIIDKQGLIITNAHVVEGATDVSVVLRDGRRLKARVLGKDTLTDIAVVKIDPKELPGDLPVVKLGSSQNLRPGEWAIAIGNPLGLDNTVTAGIISALGRRSGEIGVDKRVNFIQTDAAINPGNSGGPLLNERGEVIGVNTAIIQGAQGLGFAIPIETAQRIAKQIIEKGSVTRAYLGIQMITIDPVIRDQINSDPNAGIRVEETEGVLVTRVVPDSPAARGGMRAGDVIVKVAGETVKSADRVQQIVETKEVGERIPIEVRRAGRTETLTIVAGKFPERFPS, via the coding sequence ATGCCTTGGTGGAAAAAAGTCCTACTCCATGCGGCTTCCGTGTTGCTCGGTGTGGTTATGGGGGCATGGGGAGTTCTGGCCAGTATGTCAACTACAACAACGGAGTTAACCCCTCCTGCCAATCAACCAAAGGCTATAGCAGTGCAAGAAGCTCGATCGCTCCCTTCGGCTCCCACTAATTTGAACTTTATCGCTGATGCGGTTAGCAAAACAGGGGCAGCAGTAGTGCGCATTAATGCTTCGCGCTTGGTGACCAGTTCTGATCCAGTGCCTGACATCTTCAACGACCCCTTCTTCCGTGACTTTTTTGGTGATACTTTTCCTTTCCCCCGTCAGCCTAGAGAGAGAGTAGAGCGCGGTACTGGTTCTGGTTTCATTATTGACAAGCAAGGTCTAATTATTACCAATGCCCATGTGGTGGAAGGAGCAACGGATGTCTCGGTAGTATTGCGGGATGGTCGTCGTCTCAAAGCTAGGGTGTTGGGGAAAGACACCTTGACGGACATTGCGGTAGTGAAAATTGACCCCAAGGAGTTGCCAGGAGATTTACCTGTAGTGAAGTTGGGTAGTTCTCAGAACCTGCGTCCGGGGGAATGGGCGATCGCTATTGGGAACCCCCTCGGTCTAGACAACACAGTAACAGCGGGCATCATTAGTGCCCTGGGGCGGCGCAGCGGTGAAATTGGCGTGGATAAGCGGGTGAATTTCATTCAAACGGATGCTGCCATCAACCCTGGAAATTCGGGGGGACCCCTCCTCAATGAACGGGGAGAAGTAATTGGTGTCAATACGGCTATTATTCAAGGGGCGCAGGGTTTGGGGTTTGCTATCCCGATCGAGACTGCCCAGAGAATTGCCAAACAGATTATCGAGAAAGGCTCTGTCACTCGCGCTTACTTGGGCATTCAAATGATAACGATCGACCCTGTCATCCGCGACCAAATCAACAGTGACCCCAATGCTGGTATTCGGGTTGAGGAAACCGAGGGGGTTTTGGTGACAAGGGTGGTGCCTGATTCTCCTGCAGCTAGAGGTGGCATGCGGGCAGGGGATGTGATTGTCAAGGTGGCTGGTGAAACTGTTAAATCTGCCGATCGGGTGCAACAAATTGTCGAGACCAAGGAAGTAGGGGAAAGAATCCCGATCGAGGTGCGGCGAGCAGGTCGTACAGAAACACTGACGATCGTGGCTGGTAAGTTCCCTGAACGTTTCCCTAGCTAG